A window of bacterium contains these coding sequences:
- a CDS encoding glycosyltransferase: MKIRWFGRFLLLAAAAMLLAGTPVVAAEKAMKEKKPTHTELRNAMRMLWEDHVHYTQAFIVASLAGLEDAGPLAERLLRNQDDIGNAVKPFYGEEAGKKLSALLRDHILIAADLVKAAKAGDNDGVGKNRKRWDANADEIVAFLNGANPKNWPAPVLKDMLYKHLDYTSTNVVSRLKKDWAAAIQAYDAGHAHMLMFADALSDGIIKQFPKKFK; the protein is encoded by the coding sequence ATGAAGATCCGATGGTTTGGGCGTTTCCTGCTGCTGGCGGCCGCCGCCATGCTCCTGGCCGGCACCCCGGTTGTCGCCGCCGAGAAGGCGATGAAGGAGAAGAAGCCGACCCACACGGAGCTGCGCAACGCCATGCGCATGCTCTGGGAGGACCACGTCCACTACACGCAGGCCTTCATCGTCGCGTCGCTCGCCGGCCTCGAGGACGCGGGGCCGCTCGCCGAGCGGCTCCTGCGCAACCAGGATGACATCGGCAACGCGGTCAAGCCGTTCTACGGCGAGGAGGCCGGCAAGAAGCTCTCCGCGCTGCTGCGCGACCACATCCTGATCGCCGCGGACCTCGTCAAGGCCGCCAAGGCGGGCGACAACGACGGGGTCGGGAAGAACCGCAAGCGCTGGGACGCGAACGCCGACGAGATCGTCGCGTTCCTCAACGGCGCGAACCCGAAGAACTGGCCAGCGCCCGTCCTCAAGGACATGCTCTACAAGCACCTCGACTACACGTCGACCAACGTCGTCTCCCGGCTCAAGAAGGACTGGGCCGCCGCCATCCAGGCCTACGACGCGGGCCACGCGCACATGTTGATGTTCGCCGACGCCCTGAGCGACGGCATCATCAAGCAGTTCCCGAAGAAGTTCAAATAG
- a CDS encoding HD domain-containing phosphohydrolase — MRETTTAATARIALLYGAFSAIWIAVSDHVLEVFVHDAHEITLLQSLKGWAFVAFSAALIFVLVRRELEGRAAAEDALRSSEERYRTLIALANDAILVLDAGNGTILDANRRAEELFGLPRERLLGMRQIDLHPPAERERCGRILAEAVADGRLRTSTACYSHRDSRPVPTEVSLSVVPLEGRTVVLSIIRDVSERQRAEEQLRREKERAQLYLDIAGVILVVIDADERVSLINRKGAAILGAPPERIVGTNWFDSFIPAASREQVRAVFRRLMAGEIEPVASFENPVLAAGGVERLIAWNNVFIRDEAGSIVATLSSGEDITERARAETQARSRLEHLAALHEIDLAISSSLELRLTLARVVELAREQFGVDAADVLLLDPRTQTLAYAAGSGFRTTGIERSRLALGEGVAGVAALERRSIDVPDLGNPAAGFVRGHLIEDEGFVSLHVVPLTAKGTVQGVLEALHRTPRALDPEQLGFLEALAAQAAIAIDNARLFDELRRSHIELTLAYDATLGGWARALDLRDRVTERHTERVAELSVRLARELGMSEDEIVHVRRGALLHDIGKIGVPDAILRKAGPLTPEEWQIMRNHPRAAFEMLHPIAYLRPALDIPYAHHERWDGTGYPRGLKGEQIPLAARVFALADVWDALQAADRPYRQALPREEACAHLRSLAGTQLDPRVVDVFLRKADEFCRIDAPKEPSGDPAPG, encoded by the coding sequence GTGAGAGAGACGACCACCGCCGCGACCGCGCGCATCGCGCTGCTCTACGGCGCGTTCAGCGCGATCTGGATCGCGGTCTCCGACCACGTCCTCGAGGTGTTCGTCCACGACGCGCACGAGATCACCCTCCTCCAGTCGCTCAAGGGCTGGGCGTTCGTCGCCTTCAGCGCCGCGCTCATCTTCGTCCTCGTGCGCCGCGAACTCGAGGGGCGCGCCGCGGCCGAGGACGCGCTGCGCTCTTCCGAGGAACGCTACCGCACGCTGATCGCGCTGGCCAACGACGCGATCCTGGTCCTCGACGCGGGGAACGGCACGATCCTGGACGCCAACCGCCGCGCCGAGGAGCTGTTCGGCCTGCCGCGCGAGCGGCTCCTGGGGATGCGGCAGATCGACCTCCACCCGCCCGCCGAGCGGGAGCGCTGCGGCCGCATCCTGGCCGAGGCCGTCGCCGACGGGCGGCTGCGCACGAGCACCGCCTGCTACTCCCACCGCGACAGCCGCCCGGTGCCGACCGAGGTCAGCCTGAGCGTCGTCCCGCTGGAGGGCCGCACCGTCGTGCTGAGCATCATCCGCGACGTCTCGGAGCGCCAGCGCGCCGAGGAGCAGCTGCGCCGCGAGAAGGAGCGCGCGCAGCTGTACCTGGACATCGCCGGCGTCATCCTGGTGGTCATCGACGCGGACGAGCGCGTGAGCCTGATCAACCGCAAGGGAGCGGCGATCCTCGGCGCGCCCCCCGAGCGGATCGTCGGCACGAACTGGTTCGACAGCTTCATCCCCGCGGCGAGCCGCGAGCAGGTCCGCGCCGTGTTCCGCCGTCTGATGGCCGGCGAGATCGAGCCCGTCGCCTCGTTCGAGAACCCGGTCCTCGCCGCGGGCGGCGTCGAGCGGCTGATCGCCTGGAACAACGTCTTCATCCGCGACGAGGCGGGGAGCATCGTCGCCACCCTCAGCTCCGGCGAAGACATCACGGAGCGCGCCCGGGCCGAGACGCAGGCGCGCTCGCGCCTCGAGCACCTTGCGGCCCTGCACGAGATCGACCTGGCGATCAGCTCGAGCCTCGAGCTGCGGCTGACGCTCGCGCGGGTCGTCGAGCTGGCCCGCGAGCAGTTCGGCGTCGACGCCGCGGACGTGCTGCTGCTCGACCCGCGGACGCAGACGCTCGCCTACGCCGCCGGCAGCGGCTTCCGCACCACCGGCATCGAGCGTTCGCGGCTGGCCCTCGGCGAGGGGGTGGCCGGCGTCGCCGCGCTCGAGCGCCGGTCCATCGACGTCCCCGACCTCGGCAACCCGGCCGCCGGCTTCGTCCGCGGCCACCTGATCGAGGACGAGGGCTTCGTCTCGCTGCACGTCGTGCCGCTGACCGCCAAGGGCACCGTGCAGGGCGTGCTGGAGGCCCTGCACCGCACGCCGCGGGCGCTCGACCCGGAGCAGCTCGGCTTCCTCGAGGCGCTCGCCGCGCAGGCGGCGATCGCCATCGACAACGCGCGCCTGTTTGACGAGCTGCGCCGCTCGCACATCGAGCTGACCCTCGCCTACGACGCCACGCTCGGCGGCTGGGCGCGCGCACTGGACCTGCGCGACCGCGTGACCGAGCGGCACACCGAGCGCGTGGCCGAGCTGTCGGTCCGCCTCGCCCGCGAGCTGGGCATGAGCGAGGACGAGATCGTCCACGTGCGCCGCGGCGCCCTGCTGCACGACATCGGCAAGATCGGCGTCCCCGACGCCATCCTGCGCAAGGCCGGGCCGCTGACCCCGGAGGAGTGGCAGATCATGCGCAACCACCCGCGCGCGGCCTTCGAGATGCTCCACCCGATCGCGTATCTCCGCCCGGCGCTCGACATCCCCTACGCCCACCACGAGCGTTGGGACGGCACCGGGTATCCCCGGGGGCTCAAGGGGGAGCAGATCCCGCTGGCGGCGCGCGTCTTCGCGCTGGCCGACGTCTGGGACGCCCTGCAGGCCGCGGACCGGCCGTACCGGCAGGCGCTGCCCCGGGAAGAGGCCTGCGCGCACCTGCGGTCGCTGGCCGGCACGCAGCTCGACCCGCGGGTCGTTGACGTCTTCCTGCGCAAGGCCGATGAGTTCTGCCGCATCGACGCGCCGAAGGAGCCGTCCGGCGACCCGGCGCCGGGGTAA